From the Solanum pennellii chromosome 4, SPENNV200 genome, one window contains:
- the LOC107016834 gene encoding extensin-2-like, producing MGLKTGNIDRVAASLGLSGTLKKKREEIVAVSYGGKKTPRSSSYSQGRSRPSQNSYQACYTQDSHPNNPPIYQNTASTYSNVQAPLYQSPPPNYQNPSPIYPNHPPPYQIPSPYQGVAPNCANMHSSYRAPPLVFQVQAPPYQNPHLNYQARMPNYQTNSYPRNQAPCSNNRGYQQMPPPQGTYDPPQPQFEKKPSRNFSALAKIQTKLYERLAAVGYIHPVGPKPVDINSKFYRPDQRCAYHSNTVEHDTEDCRFRI from the coding sequence ATGGGTTTGAAAACAGGAAATATAGACCGTGTTGCTGCATCACTTGGATTATCAGGAacgttgaagaagaaaagagaagaaattgtTGCTGTTTCATATGGGGGAAAGAAAACCCCCAGAAGCTCATCATATTCCCAAGGTCGTTCTCGGCCTTCCCAAAATTCCTACCAAGCTTGCTACACGCAAGATAGTCATCCCAATAATCCtccaatttatcaaaatactgCCTCCACTTATTCAAACGTCCAAGCTCCATTATACCAAAGTCCACCCCCGAATTACCAAAATCCATCTCCCATTTACCCAAATCATCCTCCACCCTACCAAATTCCATCTCCCTACCAGGGTGTTGCTCCCAACTGTGCTAACATGCACTCGAGCTACCGAGCACCCCCTCTTGTGTTTCAAGTCCAAGCTCCACCATATCAAAATCCCCACCTGAACTACCAAGCTCGAATGCCAAACTACCAGACAAACTCATATCCTAGAAATCAAGCTCCCTGTTCGAACAATCGAGGTTATCAACAGATGCCTCCCCCACAAGGAACTTATGATCCCCCTCAACCTCAATTTGAGAAGAAACCTTCGAGGAATTTCAGTGCGCTTGCAAAAATCCAAACAAAGTTGTACGAGCGACTGGCTGCGGTCGGATATATCCACCCAGTGGGGCCCAAACCCGTTGatatcaattcaaaattctataGGCCAGATcagagatgtgcttatcattccaatACTGTTGAGCATGATACAGAGGATTGTAGATTCAGGATTTAA